From one Deinococcus detaillensis genomic stretch:
- a CDS encoding SGNH/GDSL hydrolase family protein: MNRLSSKGQRRSRMGFAAVLALLSTLSAASAPSPPASMTYVALGDSLTAGFQSGGLTAEDQREAYPAVIAQLARIPFGVPAGGGPGCPPPLGAAGLSAASCLRLDPAVRGSNFAVPGAKVADLLSRSAKNAGDDLTRRLYTLILGPDQTQVQAALKSKPRFVSLWIGSNDVLNAAASGDLSQATSPHDFEAAYRQLLSALAPAKAQLLLLTVPDVTTAPVLVAGQLLYGYGLADASCQHSPNKVAATWVITHAPVSCGAPYALTPAKLSALQQIVAAYNASIHRLAQERGLPVFDVAPLLAGLQRPDPNPASPQPFGPDFSQDGVHPSAQTQAKLARAIVTFGNAELKLGVALP; encoded by the coding sequence GTGAATAGACTGTCTTCCAAGGGCCAGCGCCGCAGCCGAATGGGTTTCGCGGCGGTGCTGGCGCTCCTGAGTACCCTCAGCGCCGCGTCTGCGCCCTCGCCGCCCGCATCGATGACGTATGTGGCCCTCGGAGACTCGCTGACGGCGGGCTTTCAATCCGGCGGCCTGACGGCTGAAGATCAGCGGGAAGCGTATCCGGCAGTGATCGCCCAGCTTGCCCGCATTCCTTTCGGCGTTCCGGCGGGCGGCGGGCCGGGTTGTCCGCCGCCGCTGGGCGCAGCGGGCCTGAGCGCGGCGTCTTGTCTGCGGCTTGACCCGGCAGTGCGCGGCTCTAATTTCGCGGTGCCCGGCGCAAAGGTGGCCGACTTGCTGAGCCGTAGCGCCAAGAACGCGGGCGACGACCTGACCCGCCGCCTGTATACGCTGATTCTGGGCCCGGATCAAACCCAGGTGCAGGCGGCTCTCAAATCCAAGCCGCGTTTTGTCTCGCTCTGGATCGGCAGCAACGATGTTCTGAACGCTGCGGCGTCCGGCGACTTGAGTCAGGCCACGTCGCCGCATGACTTTGAAGCGGCTTACCGCCAACTGCTCAGCGCACTGGCTCCTGCCAAGGCCCAACTGCTGCTGCTGACGGTGCCGGACGTGACCACCGCGCCGGTGTTGGTCGCGGGCCAGCTGCTTTACGGGTACGGCCTCGCCGACGCTTCGTGCCAGCACAGCCCCAACAAAGTTGCCGCCACTTGGGTGATCACTCACGCGCCGGTCAGTTGTGGCGCTCCGTATGCCCTGACGCCGGCCAAGCTCTCGGCCTTGCAGCAGATTGTCGCCGCCTACAACGCCAGCATTCACCGCTTGGCGCAGGAACGCGGCCTGCCGGTCTTTGATGTGGCTCCGCTGCTTGCAGGGTTGCAGCGCCCCGACCCCAACCCGGCAAGCCCCCAGCCGTTCGGCCCCGATTTCTCGCAGGACGGCGTGCATCCCTCGGCACAGACCCAAGCCAAACTGGCCCGCGCCATCGTGACCTTCGGGAACGCTGAACTCAAGCTGGGTGTGGCGCTGCCCTAA
- the aat gene encoding leucyl/phenylalanyl-tRNA--protein transferase, producing MPTAMSMLNHPDPLTREIARGYAGGGFLMDNGEGLEWYSSTRRALVPLGEALHIPRSLSKHLSRFEVRINADFPGVLAGCMAREETWISPELAGIYLHLNETGLLHSFETWRGGQLAGGVLGLALGGAFVGETMFHAVTHASKVALVRLSQHLTRRGYSFLDAQMQNPHLEQFGTYEITPAEYAGLLRPALGQDVEFEALEEQPALEQRFQIRDSAG from the coding sequence GTGCCAACCGCCATGTCGATGCTCAACCATCCTGATCCGCTGACCCGTGAAATCGCCAGAGGCTATGCGGGCGGCGGCTTTTTGATGGACAACGGTGAAGGCTTGGAATGGTATTCCAGCACCCGCCGCGCTCTGGTGCCGCTGGGCGAGGCGCTCCACATCCCGCGCAGCTTAAGCAAGCACCTCAGCAGGTTCGAGGTGCGGATCAATGCCGACTTTCCCGGCGTGCTAGCCGGCTGCATGGCCCGCGAAGAAACGTGGATCAGCCCTGAGCTGGCCGGTATTTACCTGCACCTCAACGAAACTGGCCTCCTTCACAGCTTTGAAACGTGGCGTGGTGGTCAACTGGCAGGCGGCGTGCTGGGCTTGGCGCTGGGCGGCGCGTTCGTCGGCGAAACCATGTTTCACGCCGTCACACACGCCAGCAAGGTGGCGCTGGTGCGCTTGTCGCAGCACCTGACCCGCAGAGGCTACAGCTTTCTGGACGCCCAGATGCAAAATCCGCACCTCGAGCAGTTCGGCACGTACGAGATCACGCCCGCCGAATACGCCGGACTCCTGCGCCCCGCGCTAGGCCAAGACGTGGAGTTTGAAGCATTGGAAGAACAGCCTGCCCTTGAGCAACGCTTCCAGATTAGAGACAGCGCCGGATGA
- a CDS encoding Hsp20/alpha crystallin family protein, which yields MDKPVLARLQKVMQLREEVETLASGGPFAPDADWLSSGTHLTLMVDVPGCAPESLALEDDGEAVTLSGERGAVPEDQESLHRERRTGRFSRRLSFPEPVVAQSGEASLVSGVLSVRFEKVNKTIEAE from the coding sequence ATGGATAAGCCTGTACTCGCCCGCCTTCAAAAAGTGATGCAACTGCGCGAGGAAGTCGAAACGCTCGCCAGCGGCGGCCCGTTTGCTCCCGACGCCGATTGGCTCAGCTCCGGTACCCACCTGACCTTAATGGTGGATGTGCCGGGCTGCGCTCCCGAAAGCTTGGCCCTAGAGGACGACGGCGAGGCGGTGACGCTCAGCGGCGAGCGCGGCGCGGTGCCGGAAGATCAGGAAAGCCTGCACCGTGAGCGCCGCACCGGACGTTTTAGCCGCCGCCTCAGTTTTCCGGAGCCGGTGGTGGCCCAAAGCGGCGAGGCCAGTTTGGTCAGCGGCGTGCTGAGCGTACGCTTCGAGAAGGTGAACAAAACCATAGAAGCAGAGTGA
- a CDS encoding PaaI family thioesterase: MTEQQKPLSAAPELSEINARSQGRLPGLLGIIFTHAERGLMRAHLDIREEVLAPNGFLHAATVIGLADTACGYGTILALPAGAHNFTTIELKSNFLSTARSGQIEVEAKLIHAGRTTQVWDAQVSAAGKTLALFRCTQAVLYPR, translated from the coding sequence ATGACCGAGCAGCAAAAACCCCTCTCCGCCGCGCCAGAGTTGAGCGAAATCAACGCCCGCAGTCAAGGAAGGTTACCGGGACTGCTCGGCATCATTTTTACCCACGCCGAACGGGGCCTGATGCGGGCGCACCTCGACATCCGCGAAGAAGTGCTGGCCCCCAACGGCTTTTTGCACGCCGCCACCGTCATCGGGCTGGCCGACACGGCTTGCGGGTACGGCACCATCTTGGCACTTCCCGCTGGAGCGCACAATTTTACGACCATCGAACTCAAAAGCAATTTTCTCTCGACTGCCCGCAGCGGCCAGATCGAGGTGGAAGCCAAGCTGATTCATGCCGGACGCACCACCCAAGTCTGGGACGCGCAGGTGAGCGCCGCAGGCAAAACGCTGGCGCTCTTCCGCTGCACCCAAGCTGTTTTGTATCCGCGCTAA
- a CDS encoding Bax inhibitor-1/YccA family protein, producing the protein MQMTATRTESVVRSFMNRTYSWMAAGLVLTAAIAYITASNQQLAYQVMSIRFPLLIVQLGVVFGMSFLLPRINAAVAGILFMVYAAITGLTFSGLLMVYSTQAVYSAFGTAALTFGAMSVLGYVIKRDLSGMGRFFLFALIGLVVAMVVNIWIGGTVLNLMISGVGVLLFAGLTVYDTQRLRNIALSGVEGDNAEKGAIYGALSLYLNFINMFLFLLRIFSGGGRN; encoded by the coding sequence ATGCAAATGACTGCCACTCGCACTGAATCTGTCGTGCGTTCGTTCATGAACCGCACCTACTCCTGGATGGCTGCCGGGCTGGTACTGACTGCCGCTATCGCCTACATTACCGCGTCCAATCAGCAACTGGCCTACCAAGTCATGAGCATCCGCTTTCCGCTGCTGATCGTTCAACTCGGCGTGGTCTTCGGCATGAGCTTTTTGCTGCCCCGCATCAACGCGGCGGTGGCGGGCATCCTTTTTATGGTCTACGCCGCCATCACCGGCCTGACCTTTTCGGGCCTGCTGATGGTTTACTCCACCCAAGCGGTTTATTCGGCTTTCGGCACCGCCGCGCTGACCTTCGGAGCCATGAGCGTGCTGGGTTACGTCATCAAGCGTGATCTGTCGGGCATGGGCCGCTTTTTCCTGTTCGCGCTGATCGGCCTCGTGGTGGCGATGGTCGTCAACATCTGGATCGGCGGTACCGTACTCAACTTGATGATCAGCGGCGTGGGCGTGCTGCTGTTCGCAGGCCTGACCGTCTACGACACCCAGCGCCTGCGTAACATCGCCCTGAGCGGCGTCGAGGGCGACAACGCCGAGAAAGGCGCGATCTACGGCGCACTCTCCTTGTACCTGAACTTCATCAACATGTTCCTCTTTTTGCTGCGTATCTTCAGCGGCGGCGGACGCAACTAA